The following nucleotide sequence is from Cinclus cinclus chromosome 23, bCinCin1.1, whole genome shotgun sequence.
GCTCCGTGTGCCAGCCTGGTGTGGGCACCAGGGTCTGTCCCCTGTGCTGAGGCATCTCCAGTCCTGGGACCCTTGTGGCAAGAAGGACTTCAGGGGCTGaagcatgtccagggaagggaatgaagctgggaaagggctggagcccaaggagaggctgagggagctgggaaaggggctcagactggagaaaaggaggcttagGGGGACATTCTGGCTTCTATAcaattccctgacaggagggggcagctgggggagatttgggatcTTATCTCAGGGAACAGGGATAGGAGGAGAGagaatggcctcaggctgggccaggggaggctcaggctggacaccagcaggaatttccctaTGGAAAGGGTGGTTAggccttggaactgcccagggaggcttGGAGTGCCCATcgctggaggtgtccaaggaaggcctGGACGTGGTGCTcactgggctggggacaaggtggggattgggcaCAGGGTGGACTCAATGATTCAAGGACTTTTCCAGCCTCCATGGTCCCGTGTGATCATTGGTGAGGAGCTCCCCAAACACAGAGCGGCTGCTGAGTGTGTTGGCACTGCTTCATGATCCAGGACCATGTGTTTGCTCCCTGACCACTGGCAGTTTTGGGGCTTTGGAGACAAAGACACCAAGAATTTTGCTGGAAGTGACCTGCTCTGGAGTGAAACAGGCTGTAAAGGAATTGTGATGGTTTAGGATTCCTTGGAATAAGTTTTCCTGTTGAGCAGAGTGAAGAGCTTCACATTTTTCCTCTGGCAGGGGAGGCTGCAGTTTGTGGGTTGGAGTGTCCAGAGCATGTGGGGCTGTCCGGCAGTGCTGGGGCTCAGTGACAGTGACATGAATCACCTGTCCTGAGGTGCTGAGGTGGACATGATGTTCTGCAATTGCAGCATCTCCCAGTCAGTCCCATGTTTGGATTATGGCTGCAGGCCCAGGGCTCACCTCAGAGACAGCAACagtgcaggaacagctctggggctcacctcagagccagcagcagtggaGGAACAGCCCAAGATCACCTCAGAGCCAGAAGCAGCGCAGGAATGTGACTTTTGCCAAGGCCACCTCTCCTCTGccaggaaggagggagcagagcagagccttaCCCTGGGCTGCTGTGTGGCTTGTGACACCTCTGTGCCCATGGTCTCACCTAAGGGCTCAGTAGCCCTGTTTTGACTTGGAGTGAAATGATTTGAGAAGCTCATGAGTGTGTTTCTCCTGCTTCCACCCTGTATTCCTGTTGTCTGTCTTCTCCATGCACTGGGATATTTAATAGGGGATATTCCAGGAGGGCCTGGGAGCCGTGGTGAACTCTTGGAGGCTGAAAACGCAGTTTCAAGACCACGATGTCACCTGGGCTGGCTCAGTGAGGAGCCTTCCCCTCAGTTCAGCTTCCATTGTCTGCCACCAGCatctccatcctcatcctcactgGGATattcccctccctgctccctgttcctgtgcctctcTCAGAGGGCAGAAGGCAGCTCATACACATTCTTCTCCCTCCTGAGCAGCACTGGAATGGGATTTTCCTCCCTCCAAGTCCCcttgaagaggaagaaaactgcAGGTATTTGCCCCCCCCCCAGGAGGCTCTGGCTGAGACCTGCTTTGTGAAGCTCTGCCTGCTTTTGTTACCTCCCTGGACAGGGTTGGGTAGGAAACTCAACCTCCCACCCACCTTTTATCtacctgaaataatttattcccTTCTAGGTGGAGGTTGCTGTGGCCTGAATGACCAGCAGCCAACACTGTGGTTTGGCATCCTGTGACTTGTGCTCCTTCCTGCTCACAGGGGCAGGGAATTTCTGTCCAAACCTCTTCCTTTCCCGAGCTGTGCCTTGCTGTAGTTCCTGCTGGCAGTGTGGGGAAGCAGCCAAGCCTCAAAGtagagcagctgcctcctgccagaCGTTTGGAATTTCCTTCTGTAATGCCAGTTATCAGCTGGCTAAACTAGGACACTCTCAGGTAGTGCTTTCTCTGTTTGCTTAATGATTACATCAAACACAAAAAGCTGTTTTGGAGCCTCTTTTAACGGAGCTGTCACGAGGATCTAAAAATATTGGTAGGGTTGGTGCAGGTCACCTGCAGGAGGGTTGAAATCTGGCTTTGTTCTCCCTCTCAGCCGAGTTTCTTTGTGAAATTGCTCTCATTGCAATACCTGGCCACCTTTGCTGAGGTGGATGCCAGCCTCGGGCAGAGGCTGACTGGCTCAAAGCCTGGCTTTGTCAGTGATTAAGGTGTCTCTCTGCCAATGGCAGCGTGTGGAAAGGCCAGGAGTAGCACAGGGAGGTTCCCTGTGTTtgtgtggggcagggcagggccttCACCTGGCAGGAATgtggccctgccagccagccctgcctgtgccccTGGCTGTGGGCTCGGGGCTCAGCTCCCCCTGGAACTGTGCCTGTGGATTGCCCgggccctggctgctgctgctcctctgcctggcAGGCTTGGCATGGTCCCTGCCAGGATCCAGGAATACCTTGCTGTGGAATCCCATGGGGCTTTACCATCACAGGTATTTTTTTACTAGATGAAGTGGTTAAAATGAGCGATACATGCGGTGACCTGCTGTGGGTGTGCTCCTGGGTACAGCAAAATACTTGTggtggttttgcttttctcatgGCTTATCCATGgtggttttgcttttccctgcctCTTGATTCCCAAGTCATCCTCAGATGGAATCAcacccttccttcctccctccttcccttcctccctccttcctccctccttcctccctccttcctccctccttcctccctccttcctccctccttcctccctccttcctccctccttcctccctccttcctccctccttttaTAGACCAGTATTGGGAAGAGTGAAATTAAATGCGTGCCTAGACAGGCTCAAAATCTGACCTCCAAACTTGGAGATTGgtcttaattttattaaaaactttgTATTTacttttctctgcttcttttcAAGGAAATAGACAGACGGTTGGAAAAGAAGCTGAAGATTACACAGAAGGAAAGGtaaaatcctgattttctgAAGGTGCTGTTTGGCAGCTGAAGGCCTGGGGAGTGAGAGCAGTGGGGAAACAGCTTCAAACTGAGCAGGGAGTGCTGGGTTGGAGTTGAGAATTAGGGAATCCCTGTCTCCGTGCCACTAGGTGGCCCTTTGGAGCCACCACAGGGCAGCCGAAAGCTTCTGAGTGTGATTTGATTTCAGAGCCGGCTCCTCTTGACTGGATGTAGCTCCAGCTTGGGGGGAAGCCATGTAAGAAAGAGGCAGTCACAGGAAGAAATGGGTGAGTCAGGTAATCCCAGCTTCTGGCTCTGGATTGACTTGCTGTGTCTTGCATTAAGGagaatttcttttcctgcttccttTGGGTCTGGCTGCCTTATTATCTCCTACCATAAATGTTTTTAATCCCTGCTGACAAGTTCTTTgttgttggggatttttttcccctttgcttaTTAGAGAGTCATGGGATTTATCCTCTGGGAGTTCCATGCAGAAAAGGGACTACAAAGCATTCAGATGGTGAGCTAGGGCCAGGGCTGGCTCTGAGGGGTGAAATGGCAGGTTTGGAGTGACAGGCTGGGTATCCTGGTGAGAGGAGCCCTAGAAATCCTTGCAGGGAATGAAAACAAGGTGCTTATACCAATATCTTCTACTAGAAATGCTAAAACTTTGCCCAGtgtctcttccttttccttcagtatAGTTTATTGGTGTCAAACACAGCAGGGACTGATTTTCCATCCCTTTCAGAGCTAATCCACTGCTCTAGTTCAGAGTTACAGCTACAACAAGGTCTTTAATTATTCCAGGCTGTTCTTAATCACAGGAATTCTACCGGGCAGAAAGCCCCCGTGGAAAACAAGCACCAACcccatatttttcttcccagcagcagaaagTCCAAATCTCCTCCCAAAGTGCCGATTGTGATCCAGGACGACAGCCTTCCTGCGGGGCCTCCACCCCAGATCCGCATCCTCAAACGGCCCACGACCAACGGTGTCCTCAGCAGCCCCCACTCTGCCAGCCGCCCCGCCTTCCCTGTCAAGTCACTGGCACAGCGCGAGGCCGAGTACGCTGAGGCCAGGAAACGCATCCTGGGCAGCGCCAGCCCTGCggaggagcaggagaagccCATTCTGGACAGGTGAGAGCAGCCCCGtggggaattcctgcctggcaCTAGCGGGGATGGGCTCCTTGAGGAGTGCAGCCAGACTGGCACAGATAGAGGAGGGCTCTGTTGGCAGAGCCTCAGCTAGGTGGGAGTGAGAAGTGCCTGGTAAGGCCATAAACCAtggaatcactgaggttggaaaagccctgcagaatcacagagttCTGCCCTTGACTGGCACTGTTGTGTTCCATACTAagcatgtccccaggtgccacgTCCGTTTGTCtttggaacacttccaggaatgaggcagcccacagcttctctgggtagcCTGTGTGAGCACCTCCCCAGCCTCACAGGCAgtaattccttcccaatatccaatccatccctgccctctggcagtgggaagccattcccccttaaCCTGTCTCTTCAGGCTTTTGTCCAGAGTCCCTCCATCTTTCCTGTTGGCCCCTTCAGGCACAGTTAGGTCACCCCAGAGGTTCTCTGTTCTaagctgaacaatcccagttccctcagcctttcctcacagcagagctgctccatccctctgatcacctTAGCAGACTCCTTTGGACTTGTTctgtgtccttcctgtgctggagaccCCAGAGCATGCGACAGCATTCCTTTGGTGCAGGGGTTTCCTGAAGGCACTCAGAATTCCACACCTCATTCCCTTGTCCCtggtccctgtgtccctgcagccccagccctgctccctgtgtctccgcaggctcagctgtgccccctctgtccccacaggCCAAGGATCTCGCAGCCCGAGGACACCAGGCAGCCCAACAATGTGATCCGGCAGCCACTGGGCCCCGATGGCTCGCAGGGCTTCAAGCAGCGCAGATAGAGGCGGAGGTGCTGTTCTGCCGGCACGGACACACGGACCCGGGCCAGGGGACCTCCCGGGGTGATTTGCACTGTGACCCTTTTGCTCTGCCCACTGTGACCTTCAGCCCCATGCACTGTGACCTTCCCTCTCCACCCACTGTGAGCGGtgatcccagcagggctgtccccacGGCTAGGGGGACACGAGGGGCTGTGCCAGACTCGGCCAGGCACAGGGAGTTGTGTGTGTCTCACTCGGGTCGGAGTGAGCGCCAGCAATAACGTCTGTTGTACTCAAAACCTggcatttaaagaaagaaaaaaaaaaaaaggaagcctCCCCAGCCACTGCGCATGTTGTCCTCATCACTTCCAGAATGAGTTCTGTTTCCAAGGATTTTAGGTTCTTtcatttggttttctgtttgtttcctgtTTGCTTTCTGTATCTTGGATTGGTGGAGTGCATGGGAAGGATTTGAACTGTTTGTTTGAATCCAGAGAGGTAGCTGAGTATTCCGGAAGGAATTCCAATGGATTTCCATGAATGTGATGGCTTAAGGATGACAAGCTCatgcttttccctctccattTCCACTGCCGTGGAAGCAAACTCCTGGATACCTCCAGGTACCTTGGAGTGGCACCCAGTTCACATCTTGCTCTTGTTAAAGCTTGGCTCTGATTCCCTGCTGGCTTTgaggaaaagtttaaaatacatCCTTTTTGGGTTCTTTTGTATTTGGGGAGAAGGGAATGCAGAGTGACTCCATGAAAATGACTGCTGTCCGGCCACAGAGGGCTGGGCGGTGAAGAATTCGGGAGATGAGGAGGAGAGGCTATGGCCATGACGTCGGGCAGTGGGATATCCTGAGGGTCCGGCCCCAGTGGCACAGGGATGGTACGAGCTCTCCCAGAGTGGCAGAACTGGGAACCAGACCAGCCCTGGAGAAAGCCTGATGATCCCTCTGTATCCCTGGAGACAGCGAGGCTTCAGGGAAGGGATTGTCCGGCTCCCGGGAAGAGGACAGggaggctgctgctccccaggaatGTTCCCCCCTGGATGAAGCTGAGGATGACTTGATATCAAGGGATTGAATGAACACTAAATGCTCTTCCTGGAGGGGCCAGGACCTGGAAACCCAGGTGGTTCCTGATGGATTCCTGCATCGGGGTGCTTCCTTCAGTAGGTCTGAAGGGGAATGAGCCAATCTTGATGTGCATGAAAAGCCTTGTGTGGAAATGAGGCTGAAATCCCACAGAAACGGGGAAAATAGAAACTACCTGTGTATCCAAGTGATCCACTGGAACCTTAATGAGCTCCTCACAGCTGGTTCCCAGTGGGGTGGGATTCCCCCTGGGATCCTGCTGACTTTGGGGGAATCTCACTCATCCCCCTCAGGCTGGGGGCCGGAGGAGGTGGGAGGGAGAAGGATGTCAGCAATAACCATAGACACTGCGCCTTTCCTTAATTATTCCTAAAAATAGCATCGAATAGCCAAAAACTTCCCAAATCCACCGGATTTCCGATGCAACTGGTCGGCGCCACATTGCTGCCTCCTCCGTGTCCGGCACCAAAATTCCACCTCTGGcaccaaaatccccttttccagcACTGAATTCCCTTTCTCCCGgctgctctctcctgctgcGTTCTGGTGCCAGGACGCGGAGCCAGGACACAGTGCCCAGGACACGTCCCGCCCGCGGGCAGGGCTCGGTGGCGTTCCTGTGGGAAGCGCCTTCATCCCGAGGAGGGGGAGGATGGACGTGGTACCGCgtttccacccccccccccaaaaaaaaaaacaaaacgtGCGCcggaaggaaaacattttataaatcgtattttaaataaatgtctttAAACTTTTCACGGCTTTATGGCTCCCTCCTTTTTTAACTGTGTTTGCCAGGTGCAGCTTTTTGATGGCATGTGTGTAAAAACCTTCCAGGAAGGTAAAATCTTGGAGCTTTTGCCCAtaattgtgctggttttacacAAAAAGCAAGGGGATTTTACCCTGTTTTTAGGGTGGTTGAGAGGAATGGTCTTGAGGAGGGTGGGAAGGGCAGTGCTCCAAGGGAAGATGTGGATCCCAGATGTGGATGTGAGTGCTGCCTCTCCCTGGAGGAGAAACAAGTGAATACATTTAACTGATTTAATCTAAACTGATGATTTTATTGCTCCATGCTGGACTTTCTCCTGGATGCTGTGCTCCCTAAGGTCCAGAGAAGGTGCTGGAGGCTCTTGGGGTGAGGAGTCCAGGAGCCCTGGCAgatcccacagcccctggctccCTTGGAATTCTGATGATTTTTAACTATTAAtttataatagaaataatttaaacatataacattaatatataatatagaaATACTGATAGATACATGAATATGAAAGAAAGATATACAACCCAGTattaatacatatatttaaatattctatATATCTCATAGAATACTAGcacatataatatataacactataatataataaatagaAATAGTAGACTCCATTATCTGATTTATAAAGTCGGTGAAACCCATGAGTTTTGTGGCTCGGAGCCCAGAGGGGTTTCCAGTTCCGCAGCGCCCTGCACCGGGTCCTCCCGCGAGCTAGGCGGCGCCGCGGGTGCGGAAGCGCCGTTCTCCGGTGGGCCCCGCCCACCCCTGGGCGGACGCGGAGGCGGCAGCGAGGCACCATCGAGGCGGCGGGACagagcggcggcggggccgcgaTGGCGGCGGAGGAGTACGAGTCGGTGCTGTGCGTGAAGCCGGCGGTGCTCGTCTACCGGCTACCGCCGCGGGCCTCCAACCGCGGCTACAGGTGGGGCCCGCGCCCGCCCGCGGGGTGTCAGCGCCTCCTGGCGTAGGGGCGCTCGCCCCCTCCCTGTGGGGTTTGTGGGTGTCCCCTCTTCATGAGGTGTGTGGGGTTTGTGGTTCCCAGGAGGTGTTTGGGGTCTGTCGCTCCTCGTGGGGCAGCAAGAACTGTTCCTCATGGGGTATCTCAGACCCCGAGGTTTCTCTCATGAGGTCTCTGTGTCCCCCATCGCCACCCCACAGCAGTGTCTCCATCCCCTCATGTGTTTTGGAGCTCCCACCCCGTCAGTCCCCATCCAAAGCCTGTCCTAGCACAGCCGCCTGTCCCTAACGGAACTTCGGTTCTAGAAACTCCGCGGAAAGGGAACCGAAACCTCCGGcgcagctcctgcctgctccccgCTCAGACCCAGCAGCTGTTTTGGGGTGAAACGAGACATCTTGTGACAAATCCCACTCTTCCCACCGTGACCCTTGTTaccagctgcaggcagaggagctcCGGGGCAGCACACGGGGGCTGGGGGCGGCACAGGGGCTCAGACTCcccttcctgcttcccagagCCGCGGAGTGGCAGCTGGACCAGCCGGCCTGGAGCGGCCGCCTGCGGATCACGGCCAAGGGCAGCACGGCCTTCATCAAGCTGGAAGACAAGACCTCGGGTGAGGAGGGAAACCCAGGACTCGGCGCTCCGTGGGGAGCAGCGATGTGCTGAGCCCGGCCTTACCCCGCTCCGTTCCCGTTTTCCAGGAGAGCTCTTTGCGCAGGCTCCTGTGGAGGAGTTCCCCGGCATCGCTGTGGAGGGCGTGACAGACTCCAGCAGATACTTTGTCATCCGGATTGAAGACGGGAACGGTGCGTCCTGCGCACCTGGGGATACCTCAGAGCCCTCgctgctgctgtttgggaaAGATTTCTGCTTTCCACGGCACAATATTCCCTGCACGGGGCGGGGGAGGAGGGCAGACGGAGGAGCTGCCACCCCCTCACGGCTCTGACTTTCTCCAGGAACAAAAACACTTCGGTTTAGCTGTTCAGCATTGGCAAGAGCATGCAGGAGAATCCCCCTGCTGCcaattaattaaaaagctgTTTGTACTCAAGTTTTAGGTGCAGCCAGTGAAGTGAAATCTCTGGAGATGCctttggagaagggaaggctctggGGTGACCTAATTATGGCCTTCCAAtccctaaaggggctccaggagagctggagagtgccttgggacaagggatggagggacaggacacagggaatggcttcccactgccaggggGCAGGGTCAGTTGGGTTACTGggtaaaatccttccctgtgaggatggggaggccctggcacaggatgcccagagaagctgtggatccactgcccctggatccctggcagtgtccaaggttGGAGGGGGCTTGGAGCTGCCTcggatagtggaaggtgtccctgcccatggaatgggatgggatttacagtccttccaacccaaaccattctgagattctgtgatcCCCAGTCCCGTTGCTCAGTCTCCAGTGTCCCAGCTCCCTCTGGAGGCAGCGCCAGGCACGGGGATGTACAGGATGGAGCATCCCatccctcctcctgtgctgctccgCATCCTAGCCCTGACTCCTCCCTGCCCAGGCCGCCGGGCATTCATCGGGGTCGGCTTTATGGACAGAGGCGATGCTTTTGACTTCAACGTGGCTCTCCAGGACCACTTCAAGTGAGTCTGCTTCTCCCTGTGTCCTCTCAGCTCTGTTTTTGGCAGGTctcctccaggaatggtgaAGTGGGAGCTGGGGTGGGCAGATGTagtgggaagaggaggaaactCACAGCTCTTCCTCTCTCCAGAATTTCCCAGCCTGGATCAGCAGCAACCCAAACTGAGCTTCCCAACTCCAAAATTTGGCATCCAAATTCCCAGTCCAGAttccttaattttatttcttctgcttcctgtaTCAGCTGTAAGAGGCTTCCCCGgggggctgctccagctgctgggggtggtgggattttgggacGGGATGGACATGGTGCTGGCTGGGGGATTCTTGGGGCTCTGGCAGTCGCTGCTGGGAACCATCTCCTGGGTGCTCCCTCAGGTGAGGTCTCGGCTCACACCTTGgcctttgcagagctgctgccacagaggGGATGATCCTGAGCAGGATTTATTTGTCTGGGGGAGCGTGGGACAGGCTGTGACGTCTCCTTTTCTGTGGGTTTAATTCCTGCAGGTGGGTGAGGCAGCAGAGCGAGCTGGCCCAGCAGGCCCAGGACCTGGAACAGGGACCCAAACTGGATCTGGGCTTCAAGGAGGGACAAACCATCAAACTCAACATAGCTGTGAGAGCCTTTCCCAGCTGATTCCAGCGTTTCCTTTGGGTGGCacaaggaagcagcagctcctccccaaaatccccggccatgggcacagggcagagccCGTCAGGATAATGCTGCCCGCAGGGATTTGCAGGGGCTTGTGGTGCAATCAATTCCTGCTGCCAAAACCAGGCCTGTAGGATTAGGGGGCAAAAACCACCCTGACTGTGCCCCCTTTGGATGCACTGGCATTGGGATGTCACAGCAGCGCAGGATTTTATTcccaaattaaaacaatttgGCTTCCAGGGTTTTCCCACTCCAGCTCTGGATTTAAATGCAATCCCACCCAAACTTCCTGCTCTCCTTTcagaacatgaagaaaaaggaaggagggactgggagcaccAGGCCACATCCTGCAGGGCCTGGGGGCCTGAGCCTGCTCCCCCCACCTCCCAGAGGGAAATCCTGCTCTGGAGAGCGCCCGGCCCCACTCTCCAcacctgcccagctcccaggaaCCCCCATTACAGGTCCGTGCTCCCACAGAGCTCCTGAGGGGCTGCTTCCTCCATCAAAGCAAGGGAAAATagggaaatctgggaatgagAGTGGGAAATCACACTcctggtgttttgttttctctcttcccgACTTTCTGACAGACTCCCTGTTGTCCTGGCCTCagcccactgctgctcctgctgctgatgTTTGGGGAGACTTTGCCAAAGCTTCGGGGTGAGCAGGAGAGGTATTTGGGGGGGATGTGGATGCCCCAAAACTGCCTGCTTCTGCTGGGAAAccctgctggggtgggggcacTGCTTCATCCAGTACCAGCTTTGGGATTcagaagcagctctggctctgtgctgccaaTTCAGTTTGGCAGCACAGAGTTCAGGTTTATGGGCACTTCTTGCTCTGCTGCTCTAGGAGAGTTTTGGGGTGGTTCTGGATGACCCATTTGCAGCCCAGTTTCCTCCCTGGATACCTTTACCGTTTTTAAACACCATTTTCTCCctgtttctccctctctccaggTCAGCTTCCAACCAGGCTCAGGGGAACACTGGCTGGGTTCAGTTCTGAGCTCAGCCTTGATCCACTTTTCCCCATGTGGATGCTGGGATCCTCGGGATTCCTGTGGGACCAAAGAAGCAGACTTAGGACACCTCATTCCTGCCCTTAAATCCCACCTGGCGTGGAAATGCTGGAATAAGTGCTGGAAACAAGCAACCATGTGCCTTAAAACACTCCACAGCCTGGGCCTTCCACATCCAAGGCCTGGATCATAGGAGACCTCGGAGATTTCTCTCATGGGAAAAGTCATCAGGTCCAtccctctgccttttcctcctgcttttggGCTGGATCAACCCTTCCCTTGGTGAGGAGCATCCCTGTGGAGCCATCCCACCTCCAAAATCCACACAAACCTTTCCCTGTCAGGATGCCAAGCAccacctggattttttttctgggcacTTAGCTGGATGTGAGGAGCCTGATCTTGGCATTTCCATGCTgaaattcctcattttttaCTCTGGGAAGTTTGTTTCACTCCTCCTCTATGTTGAAGACATTATTTTTTACTCCTTTCCATGGACATTTTATTAAGGACAAAACAGAGTCAGGCTCGTGGACAGAGCTGGGGTTAAGATTCCTCTTGAagcagataaatattttcttacctATTAAGGCTTTTCCAAGTATAAAATCCCACTTAATTTATCCAACCCTTTGGatcttcctttctgtttccaCCTGAAAGATGGGCGTTTTGCTTTCAGAGCTTTCCCCTGGGACTGGCAGTGAACCCAGGTGAGAATGTAATGCTTACAAGTGAACAATAAAATGGTTTTGATGCCAGACTGGAATGCTTTTCCTCCCCGGGTGGGCTCGGAGCCGCCGGGATGAGCTTTTGTGATTCCCGTTCCTTGCTGGTGCTGAAGGAATGGGATTGGGCACGGAGCACAATAGAACCTGTTGCTTAGCAGTAGTTTCTGTTGGGAAGGACACCGGGAAGGGAAGGTAAGAGAAgaaatgagggggaaaagagggggtttggggacacaAACGCTCGGGGGTGGAATTGGAGGCAGCTCCCTCCTGGCTGGAGGCATCCAAGACGCTGTAAATCCTCAATCCCATCTGCCTGCTCCCTAGCCTGGGTAATCTCCGGCTCTCCGGGGGAGAAAGGGCACTTTCCCTGCCGGTGGGGGTGGCGAGGGGAGGGCGGCCGGGGGCGCTCCTCCTTCCCGGAGCGTGGATTGGGACCGGATCCATCCCTTGTTTCAGGAGCGGGGATGCCTCCAGCCCCCgttctgggggatttggggccCGGCTTGGGGATTTATCCCCACTTTTCCCTACTAGGGTGGGGACAGAAAGTCTTTAATGACCCGGGGGATAAATAAAGCTGCGGCGGGCGGGATGATCCGGGGTCCCGGGGACATCCCCGCATCCCGGGGCTGTTAAAGCCGCTTCACCCCTTGGCAACCCCGGCTCGCTCCACCCCGAAGCTTTTCCTGCCGGAGCAAACTCCCGGGCCTTAATGAGCTTAAGGACCGCGGGGCTTAAGGATCGGGCCCTCCGAGGAGCCCCGAGTCCCGCGGGGGAGCGGCTCCACCCCTGGTAAGGACTTCCCCACCCTCCCTGGGCACGGGCACCGTCGGCGGACGGCTTTTggttctgtttccttttcctccttctcctcccgcCGGGAGCCTCGGAGTGGGTTTGTCGGCAAAGCCCGGGAATGCCGAGGGATTTCTGGGGGAGGGATGGGGCCGAGCCGCTGTCGGGACCTCCAGGAAGAGGAGGGTCCCCGCTCCCGCCGTCACTCGGGGAGGGGACGCGGATTTCGGGCTAATCCCGACCCCGCATCCGCTTCCCGCGGGCAGGCACCGAGCCCAAACCgccccaaatcccgggaaaaGGGTCTTGGGGACGAGGAGGCCGCGGCAAAGGGGTGCCCGGGGCTGGGGAGATGCTCCCGGGACTGAGGTGGGGTCACCGCGTCCCCCCCGGCGGGGGGAGCGTGGGATGGGGACCGGGAATGGGATCGGGGTCGGGAACGGGATCGGGAATGGCACTTGGGCAGCGGCTTTGGGAGGGCAAAGGGGGTTTGTGGTGGGAAAATCACGGATCGGGGCGGCTCCGTGATCCCAGCGGAGAATCGGGGGCGGGTCTGTGGCGGCGAATGGAAAAGTGCGGCGGCTTGGGATCGCAAATGCGAATTTAAAGTGGGTTTGGGATCTCAACCACGAATTTTTAGTGATTTTGTGGTTGCAACTGTAAATCTGCAGCAGTTTTGTTGTAACTGGAAATCTGCAGCGGTTTTGTGATCACAAATGCAAGTTTTTGTCAGTTTTATGATTGTAACTATAAACATGCAGTGGTTTTGGGATCACACACATTAATTTGTAGAAGTTTTGGcattagaaatgcaaattttgtGTTAGTTTTGTGATTGCAGTTACAAATCTGCAGCGTTTTTTGTGATTGTAACTGGAAATCTGCAGCAGTTTTGGAGTCAAATGTTAATTTACggtggatttgggatcacaAACACGAATTTACAGCAGTCTTGGAAAACACAACGTGAATTTACAGCCAGTTTGGGATAATGGATATGaatttgcagcagttttgggattGTAACTGGAAATCT
It contains:
- the SZRD1 gene encoding SUZ domain-containing protein 1 isoform X4 produces the protein MRGARARRRTGIKMEDEEVAESWEEAADSGEIDRRLEKKLKITQKESSRKSKSPPKVPIVIQDDSLPAGPPPQIRILKRPTTNGVLSSPHSASRPAFPVKSLAQREAEYAEARKRILGSASPAEEQEKPILDRPRISQPEDTRQPNNVIRQPLGPDGSQGFKQRR
- the SZRD1 gene encoding SUZ domain-containing protein 1 isoform X3; this encodes MTSSQHCGLASCDLCSFLLTGAGNFCPNLFLSRAVPCCSSCWQCGEAAKPQSRAAASCQTFGISFCNASYQLAKLGHSQEIDRRLEKKLKITQKESRKSKSPPKVPIVIQDDSLPAGPPPQIRILKRPTTNGVLSSPHSASRPAFPVKSLAQREAEYAEARKRILGSASPAEEQEKPILDRPRISQPEDTRQPNNVIRQPLGPDGSQGFKQRR
- the SZRD1 gene encoding SUZ domain-containing protein 1 isoform X5, with amino-acid sequence MRGARARRRTGIKMEDEEVAESWEEAADSGEIDRRLEKKLKITQKESRKSKSPPKVPIVIQDDSLPAGPPPQIRILKRPTTNGVLSSPHSASRPAFPVKSLAQREAEYAEARKRILGSASPAEEQEKPILDRPRISQPEDTRQPNNVIRQPLGPDGSQGFKQRR
- the NECAP2 gene encoding adaptin ear-binding coat-associated protein 2 isoform X2, encoding MAAEEYESVLCVKPAVLVYRLPPRASNRGYRAAEWQLDQPAWSGRLRITAKGSTAFIKLEDKTSGELFAQAPVEEFPGIAVEGVTDSSRYFVIRIEDGNGRRAFIGVGFMDRGDAFDFNVALQDHFKWVRQQSELAQQAQDLEQGPKLDLGFKEGQTIKLNIANMKKKEGGTGSTRPHPAGPGGLSLLPPPPRGKSCSGERPAPLSTPAQLPGTPITDSLLSWPQPTAAPAADVWGDFAKASG
- the SZRD1 gene encoding SUZ domain-containing protein 1 isoform X2, with translation MTSSQHCGLASCDLCSFLLTGAGNFCPNLFLSRAVPCCSSCWQCGEAAKPQSRAAASCQTFGISFCNASYQLAKLGHSQEIDRRLEKKLKITQKESSRKSKSPPKVPIVIQDDSLPAGPPPQIRILKRPTTNGVLSSPHSASRPAFPVKSLAQREAEYAEARKRILGSASPAEEQEKPILDRPRISQPEDTRQPNNVIRQPLGPDGSQGFKQRR
- the NECAP2 gene encoding adaptin ear-binding coat-associated protein 2 isoform X1, translating into MAAEEYESVLCVKPAVLVYRLPPRASNRGYRAAEWQLDQPAWSGRLRITAKGSTAFIKLEDKTSGELFAQAPVEEFPGIAVEGVTDSSRYFVIRIEDGNGRRAFIGVGFMDRGDAFDFNVALQDHFKWVRQQSELAQQAQDLEQGPKLDLGFKEGQTIKLNIANMKKKEGGTGSTRPHPAGPGGLSLLPPPPRGKSCSGERPAPLSTPAQLPGTPITDSLLSWPQPTAAPAADVWGDFAKASGSASNQAQGNTGWVQF
- the SZRD1 gene encoding SUZ domain-containing protein 1 isoform X1, encoding MAACGKARSSTGRFPVFVWGRAGPSPGRNVALPASPACAPGCGLGAQLPLELCLWIARALAAAAPLPGRLGMVPARIQEYLAVESHGALPSQEIDRRLEKKLKITQKESSRKSKSPPKVPIVIQDDSLPAGPPPQIRILKRPTTNGVLSSPHSASRPAFPVKSLAQREAEYAEARKRILGSASPAEEQEKPILDRPRISQPEDTRQPNNVIRQPLGPDGSQGFKQRR